Proteins encoded in a region of the Stieleria neptunia genome:
- the atpF gene encoding F0F1 ATP synthase subunit B translates to MSYMRFALMAIAVSFVAVGPPVALSPVSLSPMSVQAAEAAAESSEGGADDGEAHDEGAHEPLPPILSFDPGAAVINLAIFLGTFAVLAKFVWPVILGGLKAREEKIAGDLEQAQASNRKAEATLAEYQKKVQDVANEAQGILAEARRDAQANATKIVEEAKADAQRQGERAVADIETAKKVALAEIASQTSVLAMGVAKQVVGRELNPEDHAELIKKALEQVPSNN, encoded by the coding sequence ATGTCGTATATGCGTTTTGCCTTGATGGCTATCGCCGTTTCCTTTGTCGCCGTGGGGCCACCCGTGGCCCTGTCCCCGGTGTCGCTGTCCCCGATGTCGGTGCAAGCCGCCGAGGCCGCTGCGGAGTCGTCCGAGGGCGGGGCTGATGATGGCGAGGCTCATGATGAGGGTGCGCACGAGCCACTGCCGCCCATCCTGTCGTTCGACCCCGGTGCGGCGGTCATCAATTTGGCGATCTTTCTGGGGACCTTTGCGGTGCTCGCGAAGTTCGTTTGGCCGGTCATCCTGGGCGGCTTGAAGGCTCGCGAGGAAAAGATCGCCGGCGATCTGGAGCAGGCCCAGGCATCCAACCGCAAGGCGGAAGCCACCCTGGCCGAGTACCAGAAAAAGGTGCAGGACGTGGCTAACGAAGCGCAGGGGATCTTGGCCGAAGCGCGACGTGACGCCCAGGCGAACGCGACAAAAATTGTCGAGGAAGCCAAGGCCGACGCGCAGCGACAAGGCGAGCGTGCCGTGGCGGACATCGAAACCGCCAAGAAAGTGGCGCTTGCCGAAATCGCCAGCCAAACGTCCGTGCTGGCCATGGGAGTCGCCAAACAGGTCGTCGGTCGTGAACTGAACCCCGAGGATCACGCCGAGTTGATCAAGAAAGCGCTCGAGCAGGTCCCGAGCAACAACTGA
- the atpE gene encoding ATP synthase F0 subunit C, whose protein sequence is MMLAQEAAEFGKMGVGIGIGLVILGAGWGIGRIGGGAVEAIARQPEASGTISTQMLISAALIEGVTVIALILMYLL, encoded by the coding sequence ATGATGCTGGCTCAAGAGGCTGCAGAATTTGGCAAGATGGGTGTCGGTATCGGCATCGGCCTCGTGATTTTGGGTGCCGGCTGGGGCATCGGTCGTATCGGTGGCGGCGCCGTCGAGGCGATCGCCCGTCAACCCGAAGCAAGCGGAACGATCAGCACGCAGATGCTGATTTCGGCCGCACTGATTGAAGGTGTGACCGTGATCGCGTTGATTTTGATGTACCTGCTGTAG
- the atpB gene encoding F0F1 ATP synthase subunit A — protein sequence MNLLFASADDPLSHVVPHALHHEPLFTVNVGGPETNIPALFIKDGQYSFYVTNHLMMTAVTAIAVMLVFCYVATKIRVKGEGLQAYQTKGRLAQLFETVCWFIRDEVARPNLHELTDKYIPYIWTVFFFILFSNVLGLIPFGSGLHMAGLIWSDHASDYGHFGGTATGNLSLNGMLAICSFVAILFIGIRETGAKAFFSHFNPIGWDGPKAMSFGLGLPLYVLEWLGLLIKCVVLAMRLFGTMMAGHLVVAAIVGLVFTAASVSHLLGYGVGIAVVIGCIVLTLLELFICMLQAFIFTFLTVLFISTVAAHHGDHGHEHEHDPLSDESQMDLDKLIEPSRLAGLADAS from the coding sequence ATGAATCTGTTATTCGCATCTGCCGATGATCCACTTTCGCACGTCGTGCCCCACGCGTTGCATCACGAGCCGCTGTTCACGGTGAACGTGGGTGGTCCCGAAACGAACATTCCGGCGTTGTTTATCAAGGACGGCCAGTACAGTTTTTACGTCACCAATCATCTGATGATGACCGCCGTCACGGCGATCGCGGTGATGCTGGTGTTTTGCTACGTCGCGACGAAGATTCGCGTCAAGGGCGAAGGCCTGCAAGCCTACCAGACCAAGGGGCGACTGGCGCAGTTGTTCGAGACGGTCTGCTGGTTCATCCGGGATGAGGTCGCACGGCCGAACTTGCACGAGCTGACCGACAAATACATTCCGTACATATGGACGGTGTTCTTTTTCATCCTGTTCTCCAACGTGCTGGGTCTGATCCCATTCGGCAGCGGCCTGCACATGGCCGGGCTGATCTGGAGCGACCACGCGAGCGACTACGGCCATTTCGGCGGCACGGCGACGGGCAACCTGTCGCTCAACGGGATGTTGGCGATCTGCAGTTTCGTCGCGATCTTGTTCATCGGGATCCGAGAGACCGGTGCAAAGGCCTTTTTCTCCCACTTCAACCCGATCGGTTGGGACGGTCCCAAGGCAATGTCCTTCGGCCTCGGATTACCGCTGTATGTGTTGGAGTGGTTGGGGTTGCTGATCAAGTGCGTCGTGCTTGCGATGCGGCTTTTTGGGACCATGATGGCCGGCCACCTGGTGGTCGCGGCGATCGTCGGTCTGGTGTTCACGGCCGCCTCGGTGTCACACCTGCTGGGCTATGGCGTCGGCATCGCGGTGGTCATCGGCTGCATCGTGCTGACGTTGCTGGAGTTGTTCATCTGCATGCTCCAGGCCTTCATTTTTACCTTCCTGACGGTCCTGTTTATCTCGACCGTTGCGGCACACCATGGCGACCACGGCCATGAACACGAACACGATCCGTTGAGCGATGAATCGCAAATGGATCTGGATAAGTTGATTGAACCGTCGCGGCTGGCCGGATTGGCCGATGCGTCATGA
- a CDS encoding AtpZ/AtpI family protein: MPEQDRSSGRSDRRRDRTGEVSGAAKDRAPIWIRLSGAGLELAFITIVFGVIGAAIDRHLQSARPTCSAIGGLLGFTLGMIRFIRLATSISNLQRQIEQSRPGGDEPGMTPRDALPPDKRRPND, from the coding sequence ATGCCGGAGCAAGATCGGTCGTCAGGGCGATCGGACCGGCGGCGAGATCGCACCGGCGAGGTGTCCGGCGCCGCAAAGGACCGGGCCCCGATTTGGATCCGCCTGTCCGGTGCCGGCCTGGAGCTAGCCTTCATCACGATCGTGTTTGGTGTCATCGGTGCAGCGATCGACCGCCACCTGCAATCGGCCCGCCCGACTTGCTCGGCCATCGGCGGATTACTCGGTTTCACCCTTGGCATGATTCGGTTCATCCGCTTGGCGACTTCGATCTCGAATCTGCAACGGCAGATCGAGCAAAGCCGGCCGGGCGGCGACGAGCCTGGCATGACACCACGTGACGCGTTACCGCCAGACAAGAGACGCCCGAACGATTGA
- a CDS encoding DUF4912 domain-containing protein: MIKTADLKSQTRRELAALAKNYGIAGWHGMRKEELVDAISKTQRRLRRKSKSSSTSSSSPSRSTGGNATAKSSSSRGTASRSPSSGGARRTKAQAEKNGEGVASKAKSMSSSRPAAAKASRSTKPRSRRNVSLNDRPLPEMRAPKVSAKTARIRAQLRRQKEQAEKHRDLSTGTLVGGSAVQNGPQRTRAGEPHRDRIVLMVRDSYWLQATWEITRASVARAESSLAERWHTAKPVLRVMEVEDVANNIAETVQRDIPIHGGVDTWYVDVQNPPTRFRVAIGYITSDDQFHSICRSNIVETPSPGECERLDEHWHDIADDYERIYSLSGGYDTDGGDLKEIFEERLHRSMPTRGSQGQLTADPTLLRQSKLPFEVDAELIVFGRTASGSSVSLGGRPVKLQSDGTFTVRMKLPDKRQVLPVTAESRDGMRQRTTVIAVERNTKVMEAVDVKDNM; the protein is encoded by the coding sequence TTGATCAAAACGGCAGATCTCAAGTCACAGACGCGGCGTGAACTCGCCGCTCTGGCCAAGAACTATGGCATCGCCGGATGGCATGGCATGCGGAAGGAAGAGCTGGTGGACGCGATCAGCAAGACCCAGCGGCGGCTGCGTCGAAAATCGAAATCCTCCTCGACCTCCTCTTCCTCTCCGTCGCGGAGCACCGGCGGCAACGCGACGGCGAAGTCGAGTTCGTCACGCGGCACAGCGTCACGCAGTCCATCGTCGGGCGGTGCACGGCGGACCAAGGCCCAAGCGGAAAAGAACGGCGAGGGCGTTGCGTCGAAGGCCAAGTCGATGTCCAGCTCGCGGCCCGCGGCCGCCAAGGCGTCGCGCAGCACCAAACCGAGGTCGCGGCGAAACGTTTCGCTCAACGACCGACCGCTGCCGGAGATGCGGGCCCCCAAAGTGTCGGCAAAGACCGCGCGGATTCGGGCACAACTTCGTCGGCAAAAAGAGCAGGCGGAAAAACACCGCGATCTTTCCACCGGCACTCTGGTCGGCGGCTCGGCCGTTCAAAACGGCCCCCAGCGGACGCGGGCCGGTGAGCCCCACCGCGACCGCATCGTTTTGATGGTTCGCGATTCCTATTGGCTGCAAGCGACGTGGGAGATCACGCGGGCGAGCGTGGCCCGGGCCGAGTCGTCGTTGGCCGAACGCTGGCACACGGCCAAGCCCGTGCTGCGGGTGATGGAAGTCGAAGACGTCGCCAACAACATCGCCGAAACCGTCCAACGCGACATCCCGATTCACGGCGGCGTCGACACCTGGTACGTCGATGTCCAAAATCCGCCGACTCGATTCCGCGTCGCGATCGGCTACATCACCTCCGATGACCAGTTTCATTCGATCTGCCGCAGCAACATCGTCGAAACGCCCAGCCCGGGCGAGTGCGAGCGACTGGACGAGCACTGGCATGACATCGCCGACGATTACGAACGAATCTACTCGCTCAGCGGTGGCTACGACACCGACGGCGGCGATTTGAAAGAAATCTTCGAAGAGCGGCTGCATCGCTCGATGCCGACGCGCGGTTCGCAGGGCCAATTGACGGCCGATCCGACGTTGTTGCGGCAAAGCAAGCTGCCGTTCGAAGTCGACGCGGAGCTGATCGTTTTCGGCCGAACCGCCTCGGGATCGTCGGTCTCGCTCGGTGGACGCCCCGTCAAACTGCAGAGCGACGGAACGTTTACCGTCCGGATGAAGCTGCCCGACAAGCGCCAGGTGTTGCCCGTGACGGCCGAAAGCCGCGACGGGATGCGACAGCGGACCACCGTGATCGCCGTCGAACGCAACACCAAAGTGATGGAAGCCGTTGACGTCAAGGACAACATGTAG
- a CDS encoding ThuA domain-containing protein — MPRTLLTSLTLVCLFFLAATTKAADSKPLSILLITSGCCHDYDFQTKSLQLAFEKAGVAANWTVVNEGGNGTDAQIDFYRESDWAKNFDVCIHNECFAKTTDADYIRTITGPHFEGLPAVVIHCAMHTYRDAAIDDWRQLLGVTSKRHDHKSSYKVDVKATDHPIMKSFPDGHVIQFDELYIIEKLWPSATALATSKSEKDGSEHPVIWTNQYGKARVFGTTYGHSNETFEDKVFLNLIVNGTVWAAGK, encoded by the coding sequence ATGCCACGCACTCTTCTCACCTCCCTGACACTCGTCTGTCTTTTCTTTCTCGCCGCCACCACCAAGGCCGCCGATTCCAAACCGCTGAGTATTCTGCTGATCACCAGCGGTTGCTGCCACGACTATGACTTTCAAACCAAGTCCTTGCAGCTGGCCTTTGAAAAAGCGGGCGTCGCGGCGAATTGGACGGTGGTCAACGAGGGCGGCAACGGCACCGATGCTCAAATTGATTTTTATCGGGAATCGGATTGGGCCAAGAACTTCGACGTCTGCATTCACAACGAGTGCTTCGCCAAGACGACCGATGCCGACTACATCCGCACCATCACCGGGCCGCACTTTGAAGGATTGCCCGCGGTCGTGATCCACTGTGCCATGCACACCTACCGCGACGCGGCGATCGATGATTGGCGCCAACTACTGGGCGTGACCAGCAAACGTCACGACCACAAGAGTTCGTACAAGGTCGATGTGAAGGCCACCGACCACCCGATCATGAAGTCGTTTCCCGACGGGCACGTGATCCAGTTCGATGAGCTTTACATCATCGAAAAATTGTGGCCCAGCGCGACCGCCTTGGCGACCAGCAAAAGTGAGAAGGACGGCTCGGAGCACCCCGTGATCTGGACCAACCAGTACGGCAAAGCACGTGTGTTCGGCACGACGTACGGCCACTCCAACGAGACATTTGAAGACAAGGTGTTTCTGAACCTGATCGTCAACGGCACGGTTTGGGCAGCGGGCAAGTGA
- a CDS encoding serine/threonine-protein kinase yields MTETPCPRCGTPISTDSASKDSADLVQCPRCLLRPPWDKPHPVAITLGPGQSFVPPSIEELSEQITGYEVEALIGQGGMGAVYLGRQKSLDRAVAIKILPPQIAERAGFRGRFAQEGRALAKLNHPNIVAVHDFGQAGPYAMLVMELVEGANLREVLAQGRLSPAEALEIIPQLCDALSYAHDEGVVHRDIKPENLLFDSRGRLKITDFGLAKLVANKTAADTEDGTTADQDSRVPDPTQGVVGTVHYMAPEQLENPRSVDHRADIYALGVVFYEMLTGELPIGRFEPPSQCLNGSALEQSSKIAIDVRLDDVVLRALEKHPEKRYASASAVMHDIDEIEKHPRPSGRDHTLPNDHPRRVRETIHRAGQTLGEFAATSVESSGQWISHAQTSWLRDPRVETPAYVGVGILALGIFGGFFFGNGPGNGEVGAAWFALAAILAIILSRISLARESESEGGHPILVSRFVLGALYLLVAVPILIAPAIATPALWMEIYDDPRDIGRLGWLRDWVQVVSLTVAVTATAWLVLLGVHVAFPRLFTTVFRPFVGALSRVTAISLAVFLVTLIAAAGFLLRQMPYQSYTPGIGVAEADWDKLSPRDFRDMQDELIERRRAEQTFER; encoded by the coding sequence ATGACCGAGACACCCTGTCCCCGCTGCGGCACGCCGATTTCCACCGATTCGGCGTCGAAGGATTCCGCTGATCTGGTGCAATGCCCCCGCTGTTTGCTCCGACCGCCTTGGGACAAACCGCATCCGGTGGCCATCACGCTCGGCCCCGGCCAAAGTTTTGTGCCGCCATCGATCGAAGAGTTGTCCGAACAGATCACCGGCTATGAAGTCGAAGCGTTGATCGGCCAGGGGGGCATGGGCGCGGTTTACCTGGGCCGGCAGAAGTCACTCGATCGCGCCGTCGCGATCAAAATTCTGCCGCCGCAAATTGCCGAACGCGCGGGGTTCCGCGGGCGATTTGCCCAAGAAGGCCGGGCGCTGGCAAAATTAAATCATCCCAATATCGTTGCCGTCCACGACTTCGGCCAAGCCGGCCCCTACGCGATGCTGGTGATGGAGTTGGTCGAGGGGGCGAACTTGCGCGAGGTGCTCGCCCAAGGCAGGCTTTCGCCGGCTGAGGCGTTGGAGATCATTCCACAACTCTGTGACGCGCTGTCGTACGCGCACGATGAAGGCGTCGTGCATCGCGACATCAAACCGGAAAACCTATTGTTCGATAGTCGAGGCAGGTTAAAGATCACCGACTTCGGCCTGGCCAAGCTGGTCGCCAATAAGACCGCCGCCGATACCGAGGACGGCACAACCGCCGATCAGGATTCCCGCGTGCCCGATCCGACACAGGGCGTGGTGGGGACGGTGCACTACATGGCACCGGAGCAATTGGAAAACCCCAGATCGGTCGATCACCGCGCGGACATCTACGCGCTCGGCGTGGTGTTCTACGAAATGCTGACCGGTGAATTACCGATCGGCCGATTTGAACCGCCCAGTCAATGCCTGAACGGTTCGGCTCTCGAGCAATCAAGCAAGATCGCGATCGACGTGAGACTGGACGACGTGGTGCTGCGGGCGCTCGAAAAGCATCCCGAGAAACGCTACGCCTCTGCCTCGGCGGTGATGCATGACATCGATGAAATTGAAAAGCATCCGAGACCGTCCGGCCGTGACCACACGCTGCCCAATGACCACCCTCGACGCGTCCGCGAAACGATTCACCGCGCGGGTCAAACACTGGGTGAATTCGCCGCAACATCGGTCGAATCGTCCGGCCAGTGGATCTCACACGCCCAAACAAGCTGGCTGCGCGATCCTCGCGTCGAGACACCGGCTTATGTCGGCGTCGGGATCCTTGCCCTCGGTATTTTCGGTGGGTTCTTCTTTGGAAATGGCCCCGGCAACGGCGAAGTCGGGGCTGCGTGGTTTGCCCTGGCTGCAATCTTGGCGATCATCTTGTCGAGAATCTCGCTGGCCCGCGAGTCGGAGTCCGAGGGCGGGCATCCGATCCTGGTCAGCCGGTTTGTCCTCGGCGCGCTGTACTTGCTTGTCGCCGTTCCGATCCTCATCGCCCCGGCCATCGCCACGCCTGCGCTTTGGATGGAGATCTACGACGATCCCAGGGACATCGGACGGCTGGGCTGGCTCCGGGACTGGGTCCAAGTGGTCTCGCTGACGGTCGCGGTGACCGCGACAGCCTGGCTTGTGTTGCTCGGCGTGCACGTGGCGTTTCCACGGTTGTTCACGACCGTCTTTCGCCCCTTCGTCGGCGCGCTCTCCCGTGTGACCGCGATTTCACTGGCCGTCTTTTTGGTCACACTGATCGCCGCGGCCGGCTTCCTACTTCGCCAGATGCCCTACCAAAGCTACACGCCGGGCATTGGAGTCGCCGAAGCCGACTGGGACAAACTTTCGCCGCGAGACTTCAGAGACATGCAGGATGAACTCATTGAACGAAGACGCGCCGAACAGACCTTCGAACGATAG
- a CDS encoding RNA polymerase sigma factor, whose product MTLAGRLPSTRWSLVVRAGETSGDSSVRRVARQSLEELCEIYWPALYGYLRRRGRSRQDAEDLIQGFFANLLERESIAAADASRGRFRAFLYTSLDHYVANEHRREHALKRGGDATTFSIDCGSLDDVDRSFSADALADHAGDPATLFDRQWALCLIRQALAELERDYQAKGKGEWFSKLSPMLTSTDADGPSRQQIASELGLSATALKVAIHRLRATYRQRLLDAVAQTVENPEDTGRERQCLFDALGE is encoded by the coding sequence ATGACACTTGCCGGACGCCTTCCCTCGACGCGCTGGAGTTTGGTCGTTCGTGCCGGCGAGACCTCGGGGGATTCGTCGGTTCGTCGTGTAGCGCGGCAATCGCTGGAAGAACTTTGCGAGATCTATTGGCCCGCACTCTACGGATACCTGCGACGCCGCGGTCGATCGCGTCAGGATGCCGAAGACCTGATTCAGGGGTTCTTTGCCAACTTGCTTGAGCGGGAATCGATTGCGGCCGCCGATGCGTCGCGAGGTCGCTTTCGCGCATTTTTATACACGTCGCTGGACCATTACGTGGCCAACGAGCACCGTCGCGAACACGCGCTGAAACGGGGCGGAGACGCGACGACGTTTTCGATCGACTGCGGATCGTTGGACGACGTCGATCGGTCGTTCTCGGCCGACGCCCTCGCCGATCACGCGGGAGACCCCGCCACGCTGTTCGATCGCCAGTGGGCGCTCTGCCTGATCCGTCAAGCGCTTGCGGAACTCGAGCGGGATTACCAGGCCAAGGGCAAAGGGGAGTGGTTTTCCAAGCTTTCCCCCATGTTGACCTCGACCGACGCCGACGGGCCGTCACGTCAGCAAATCGCCTCCGAGTTGGGGCTGTCCGCGACGGCCTTGAAAGTCGCGATCCATCGGTTGCGGGCGACGTATCGACAACGCTTACTCGATGCAGTCGCCCAAACGGTTGAAAACCCCGAGGATACAGGTCGGGAGCGACAGTGCTTGTTCGATGCACTCGGCGAGTGA
- a CDS encoding exodeoxyribonuclease III, which yields MKLVSWNVNGIRAAMDKGFRQFVEDQQPDILCLQETKAEPQQVDLDWADGLGYHQTWNCAAKKGYSGTTIWSKVAPCKTVLGIGEEEHDQEGRVVTATFDDFHMVNVYTPNAQRGLVRLEYRQRWDAAFLAYLKKLNRRKPVIFCGDVNCAHQEIDLANPKANRKNAGFSDEERAGLDNIAKAGFIDSFRQFDQGPGNYTWWTYRSNAREKNIGWRLDYFWVSKRFWDRVAGAKIHHDVYGSDHCPVELTLVP from the coding sequence ATGAAACTGGTCTCTTGGAATGTCAACGGTATCCGCGCGGCGATGGACAAGGGGTTTCGCCAATTCGTCGAAGACCAGCAGCCCGACATCTTGTGTTTGCAGGAAACCAAAGCCGAACCGCAGCAAGTGGATTTGGATTGGGCCGATGGTCTCGGCTACCACCAGACCTGGAATTGCGCGGCGAAAAAAGGATACAGCGGCACGACGATCTGGAGCAAAGTCGCTCCCTGCAAGACCGTGCTGGGGATCGGTGAGGAAGAACATGACCAGGAAGGCCGTGTGGTGACCGCGACGTTCGACGATTTCCACATGGTCAATGTTTACACCCCCAATGCCCAGCGTGGACTGGTGCGGTTGGAGTATCGCCAGCGGTGGGATGCCGCGTTTTTGGCGTACCTCAAAAAATTGAACCGTCGCAAACCCGTCATTTTTTGCGGGGATGTGAATTGCGCCCACCAAGAGATCGATCTGGCGAACCCCAAGGCCAACCGCAAAAACGCAGGCTTCAGCGACGAAGAACGCGCCGGGTTGGACAACATCGCCAAGGCGGGGTTTATCGACTCGTTTCGCCAGTTCGATCAAGGCCCCGGCAACTACACTTGGTGGACCTATCGCTCCAACGCACGCGAAAAGAATATCGGATGGCGTTTAGATTATTTTTGGGTGTCGAAACGGTTTTGGGATCGTGTGGCCGGTGCCAAAATCCATCACGATGTCTATGGTTCGGATCATTGCCCGGTCGAATTGACGCTGGTGCCGTGA
- a CDS encoding PHP domain-containing protein translates to MRGPRQSLGTSGIYFYYESTLTMNRLFCLMIATLGVFPAIATCADPVMNDQVRWWKGNLHTHSLWSDGDQFPEMIADWYREQGYQFLALTDHNVLSEGTRWMSVQKIVARSDAGIVGRYRERFGDHWVQQRANPETRDQEVRLKPLDEFRHLVEERGRFIMIPAEEISDRSEGKPVHINATNLAEAIAPAGGATVREAMQNNLRIILEHEKAHGREVLPHINHPNFGYAMTAEDLAAVVSERFFEVYNGHPGVNQLGDKDHPSIEQMWDQINAIRCGIAGVAPIMGLATDDSHEYHGKPGSRPGRGWVMVRSRFLTPEHLIQAMKRGDFYASSGVTLDDVRFDESTRKLSVDILAEDSVNYRTDFIATLKGDATDHDRIGVVVSSQKGTSASYQMTGKELYVRALVTSDQPHVDPSFKDQMQQAWTQPVGWSK, encoded by the coding sequence ATGCGTGGTCCCAGACAGAGCCTGGGAACCAGCGGAATCTACTTTTACTACGAATCGACACTGACCATGAACCGACTGTTTTGTTTGATGATCGCCACCCTGGGCGTCTTCCCCGCAATCGCCACCTGCGCGGACCCCGTGATGAACGACCAGGTGCGGTGGTGGAAGGGCAACCTGCACACACACTCCTTATGGAGCGACGGAGACCAGTTTCCCGAGATGATCGCGGATTGGTATCGCGAGCAGGGTTACCAGTTCCTTGCCCTGACCGATCACAACGTGCTGAGTGAAGGCACACGCTGGATGAGTGTCCAAAAGATCGTCGCCCGCAGCGATGCCGGCATCGTCGGTCGCTATCGAGAACGTTTCGGGGATCATTGGGTGCAACAGCGTGCCAATCCTGAAACCCGTGATCAAGAAGTGCGTTTGAAACCACTCGATGAGTTTCGCCATCTGGTCGAGGAGCGGGGGCGGTTCATCATGATCCCCGCCGAAGAGATCAGCGATCGGTCCGAAGGAAAGCCGGTTCACATCAACGCAACTAATCTGGCCGAAGCGATCGCGCCGGCCGGCGGCGCGACGGTGCGTGAAGCGATGCAGAACAACCTGCGAATCATCTTGGAACACGAAAAGGCGCACGGGCGAGAGGTGTTGCCGCATATCAATCATCCGAACTTCGGTTACGCGATGACCGCCGAAGACTTGGCCGCGGTGGTGTCGGAGCGATTCTTCGAAGTCTACAACGGTCACCCCGGCGTCAATCAACTGGGCGACAAAGACCACCCCAGCATCGAGCAGATGTGGGACCAGATCAACGCGATCCGCTGTGGAATCGCCGGCGTCGCACCGATCATGGGACTGGCCACCGACGACTCTCACGAGTACCACGGCAAACCGGGATCACGCCCGGGCCGCGGCTGGGTGATGGTTCGCAGCCGCTTCCTGACGCCGGAGCACTTGATCCAAGCGATGAAGCGCGGCGACTTCTATGCCTCCAGCGGCGTCACACTGGACGATGTCCGCTTCGACGAATCGACTCGGAAATTGTCGGTCGACATTCTGGCTGAAGACAGCGTGAACTATCGGACGGATTTCATCGCCACGCTCAAGGGCGACGCAACAGATCACGATCGGATCGGCGTCGTGGTCAGCTCGCAAAAAGGAACCTCGGCAAGCTACCAGATGACTGGCAAGGAGCTGTATGTGCGGGCGTTGGTCACCAGCGACCAGCCGCACGTCGACCCGTCTTTTAAAGACCAGATGCAACAGGCTTGGACCCAGCCGGTCGGCTGGTCGAAGTAG